The genome window CTTCTTCGTGGTGTGCTCGGCGTCCCAGCTCGCGACCGTCTCGGTGATGAGGGAGGTGATCTCCGCGCGATAGGTGGTCACGACATGCACGGCCGCGCCCTCCAGCCACTTGTCGACCTTGGCCTGCGCACTCGGCTCGGTCGCCAGCCGGGTGCCCAGCGACAGCAGGGAGGTCCGGACCCGCAACCGCAGCTCGCTGCGCTCGTCCTCGGCGGCGGACACGATCATCGACCGTACGGCCGTCCAGGCGGAGGCGATCAGGTCCTGGACCTCGCCCCGGCCGAGCACCTCGCCCTTCAGCCGCTCCACCCGCGCCCGGGTGTCCGTGTCGGACTGGAGGTCGGTGGCGAAGTCGGTGAGGAAGCGGTCGAGGGCGCCGCGCGCCGGATGGGTGGGCGAGTCGCGCATCTCGGTGACGAAGCGGAGCAGCTCCTTGTAGACCCGCTCGCCGATGCGCCGGTCGACGAACCGGGGGGTCCAGCCGGGGGCGCCGCCCTCGACGGCGTCCATCACCTGCTCGTCGTGGAGTATCAGCCAGTTCTGGGCGCGGGCGCAGATCAGATCGACGGCCCGGCGGTGGCCGCCGTCGACGACGATCTTCTCCAGCATCTTCCCTATGCCGGGCGCGATCTCCTGGGCGCCCGCCCGCCGGGTGATCGCCTCCCCGACGACGGCCTGCACGTCCGAGTCGCGCAGCACGGTCAGCGCGCCCCGCAGCGCGGTCGCCAGCTCGGCCGTCACCCGATCGGCGTTCTGCGGTTCGGCGAGCCACGCGCCGAGCCGGCTGCCGATGCCGACGGCCCGCAGCCGCTGTCGTACGACGTCCTGGGAGAGGAAGTTCTCGCCGACGAACTCACCGAGCGAGACGCCCAGTTGGTCCTTCTTCGTGGGGATGATCGCGGTGTGCGGGATGGGCAGCCCGAGCGGATGGCGGAACAGCGCGGTCACGGCGAACCAGTCCGCCAGCGCGCCCACCATGCCCGCCTCGGCCGCCGCCGCGACATAGCCGGCCCAGGCGCCCGCGCCCTCGTGCGCGGCCCACTTGGCCAGGACGTACACCAGTGCGACGAAGAGCAGTAGCCCGGCCGCGATGAGCTTCATCTGCCGGACGCCGCGCTGCTTCTCCTCGTCGGCGGCGCTGAAGGTGGTCATGGTGCGGTGCGAGACACGCGGCTCGGCGGCCCGCGCCGCTCCGCCCGCCTCGCCCGCCTCGCCCGTCTCGTCCGCAGCTTCCGCCGCTTCCGCTTTCGTACGGTCCATTCACTCCACCCGTTCCCTGTCCCCCGTACACATTGTCCCGTTCCTCATCTCTTCAACACCCGCAGATCTTCAACTCTGCGGATCTTCAACTCTGCCGATCTTCAACTCTGCCGATCTTCAACTCTGCCGATCTTCAACTCTGCCGATCTTCAACTCTGCCGGTCTTCCACACCTGCGGACGTGACCCACTGCATGACCTACTCCCGGAACGGAACAGGAGTTCCCCGCGTCTGTCCGGGCGGGGGAACCGATCGGGGTTCCGACAAGCAGCCCTGACCCCATGACGCATGATGGGGTGATCACATCGGAGCCTCGGGGCTCCACAGCCCGAGGAGTAGCTCACCGCATGACCAGGCAGAACGGTTATGCACTGCTGGCGGCCATCGCCGCGCTGATCGTGGCCATCTCGGCCGCGATATACGTCGGTGTCGGCACCGACGACGGCACCCACCGCCAGGAGACATTCACCCGCGCGCCCCGCAACAGCGCCGCACCCGCCTCGACCGGCGTCTGGGTCGGCGCCTGGGCCGCCTCGCCGAGCGGGTCTGAGCCGGGCACCGAGACGGCGGGCCTCGCGGGCCGTTCGGTACGCAACGTGGTGCACACGACCGCCTCCGGTACGAGTGCCCGCGTCACGCTGTCCAATCTCTACGGCCAGCAGCCGCTGACCATCACCCACGCCTCGCTCGCCGTCGCCGCCTCGTCGGCCACCCCGGCCGCGGCGGCCGACACCATGCGCCGCCTCACCTTCGCCGGCAATCCGACGGTCGTCGTCGCCGCCGGTCAGCAGGTGGTGAGCGACGCCGTACGGGTGCCGATCCCGCACGACAGCGACGTACTGATCACCACCTACTCCCCGACGCCCTCCGGCCCGGCGACCTATCACGCGCACGCCCGGCAGATCTCGTACACCGCCGAGGGCGACCGGGTCGCGGACGTCACCGGGGTGCCCTACACCACGCAGACGATGCACTGGCGGTACGTCACCGCGCTGGACGTGCTGAGCAACGAGTCCGACGGCACGGTCGTGGTCCTCGGCGACTCACTCACCGACGGCGTCACCTCCACGGCCGGCGAGAACCGGCGCTGGACGGACGTCCTCTCCGGCCGTATCCGCGCCGCCGCCGGCTCCTCCGACACACCCCGCTACAGCGTCGTCAACGAGGGCATCAGCGGCAACCGCGTCCTCACCGACGGCAACGGCCGCCCCGCCGAGAACCCGAGCGGACTCTCCCGCTTCCAGCGGGACGTCCTCGGGCGGACGGGCGTCAGGGCCGTGGTGATCGACCTCGGCGTCAACGACATCCTGAAGAACCCCGGCCGGGCCGACCCCGAGGCCATCACCGAGGGCCTGCGCCGTCTCGTCGACCGGGCCCACGCCCGGGGCCTGCGGGTGGTCGGCGCCACCCTGATGCCCTTCCGCGGCCACCGCGGCTACTCCGACCAGCGCGAGTCCGTCCGCCAGGCCGTCAACGCCACCATCCGCTCGGGCGACGTCTTCGACACCTACGTCGACTTCGACAAGGCCCTCCGCGACCCCTACGACCCCCGCAGCCTCCGCCCCGACTACGACTCCGGCGACCACCTCCACCCCAGCGACAAGGGCTACGAACGCATGGCCGAGGTCTTCGACCTACAGAAACTCAAGGGTTCGGCACCGGCGGAGCTGTAGCAACACAGGGACGCGGGGAACGGCGCAATCTTTTAGGGGCGCGGGGAACGGCGCGAGCAACCACGACGCACCCGCACCCGCACCCGGCACACGACCTACCGTTCCCGCCCCCTACGCCGCTCCCGTTCCAGATCCCTCTCCCGCCGCTTCTCGTGCACCCGGTCGAGATGGGACGCGTGCAACTCCCGCCGGGCCTCACGCCGTTCCACCCGCTCCAACCTCCGCGCCTCCTTCAACCGCTGCCGCTCGGCCTTCGGCACCTTCCGCTCGACCCCGACCCCGCCCCAGAACGCGAACCCGGTGAGGATCACCCGAGGCGCCCCGGGATCCCCCGGCACCCCCTCCTCGCCGTGGTCGAACCCGCCCATGATCCCGATGCCCCGGACGACGACCTCGACCCCGGGCGGCACGATCACATTGATCCCGCCCATGATCGCCACGCAGTTGATCGTGACCTCACGCTCCGCGAACACCGCGTCCCGCAGATCCAGTTCCCCGCCGCCCCAGAACGCGAAGCAGTCGAACCGCGCGGGCACGGTCCACCGCCCCTTGCGCTCGAACCCGGACATGATCGCCACGCCCCACGTGGACGTCCCCTCGCCCCCGACGATCCGCTCCGGCCAACTCGCGCCCTCCCCGGGCCCCTTGACCAGCGACACGGACGGCGACGACGGCAACGACGACGGCACGACGGCCGGCGGCGCCACGGTCCCCGCCCCGGGCAGATCCCGGGTGATCGGCGCCAACTCGCCGTACGTCCGCGCCTTGTACGTCGCGTCCAGCCGCTCCTCGAACTCCTCCATGTCGAGCCGCCCCTCCGCGAGGGCGTCCCGCAACTGCTCGGAGACCCGTTCACGATCGGCGTCGGAGGCACGAAGATCCGCGGCGGCCGGAAGATCCGGCATGTCGTCCGTCATACGAATCAGCCTACGAGGAACCCCCGCACAGGGGCTACGACACAGCCGGCCCCGGCTCCCCCACCCGTTCGCCGGCCTCCTCCGCCCCCCGCCGCTCCGCCACCCGCTCCGCCTGCTGCGCGTACATCTGGGCGATCACGGCCTCGATGTCCGGCTCCCGCACGGAGAGGTCCACGAGCGGATACTCGGACGCGATCCGCGCCACCAGCGGGGCCGCCGACTCCGACGCCGGGAAGGCGAGCCACTGCCGGGGCCCCTCCACCCGTACGACGCGGGCGGGCCCGGCCTCGATCGGCGGCAACTCGCGCTCCAGGTCGACGACGAGGGTCCGCTCGCTCTCGCCCACCTCGTGCAGCCCGGTCAGCGGCCCGTCGTACATCAGCCGCCCGTGGTCGATGACCATCACCCGGCGGCACAGCTGCTCGATGTCCTGGAGGTCGTGCGTGGTGAGCAGCACGGTCGTGCCCCGCCCGGTGTTCAGTTCCCTGAGGAACTCGCGGACCTTCGCCTTGCTGATGACGTCCAGTCCGATCGTCGGCTCGTCCAGGTACAGCACCTCGGGGTCGTGCAGCAGCGCCGCCGCGATGTCCCCGCGCATCCGCTGCCCGAGCGAGAGCTGCCGTACGGGCACGTCCAACAGCTCGCCCAGTTCGAGGAGTTCGACACAGCGGTCGAGGTTCTCGCGGTAACGGGCGTCGGGGATGCGGTACATGCGGTGCATCAGCCGGTAGGAGTCGATGAGCGGGAGGTCCCACCAGAGGGTCGTGCGCTGTCCGAAGACGACTCCGATACGGCGGGCCAGCCGCGTCCGTTCCCGGGACGGGTCGATGCCGGCGACCCGCAGCCGGCCCCCGCTCGGTGTGAGGATGCCGGTCAGCATCTTGATGGTGGTGGACTTTCCCGCGCCGTTCGGCCCGATGTAGCCGACCATCTCCCCTCTCGCGACCGTGAAGGAGATCGAGTCGACCGCCCGCACCTCACGCCGCTCCCGCCGCAGGAACCCGGTCTTCTTCCGGACGTCGAAGACCTTCTCGACGCGGTCGAGTTCGATGAACATGCTGTCTGACGCCACGGCTCAGCTCCCTGTACTCCGGTACGAACGCAGCCCCGCCCGCCACACGAGCCCCGCCAGCGCGCAGCAGGCCACGCCGACCAGCGGGGGTGCGAAGGCCGTCCAGGACGGCAGGTCGAGGGGGTAGGGGCGGCCCAGGACGTACAGTCCGGGCACCCAGTTGACGAAGGCGAGCGGCAGGACGAAGGTCACACCGCGCAGCAGATCCTTGGCGAAGAGGGCCGGCGGGTACTGCAGCAGGGTCGCGCCGCCGTAGGTGAAGGCGTTCTGCACCTCGGAGGCGTCCTGCGCGACGAACTGGAAGGCCGCGCCGCCGACGAACACCGCCGCGAAGATCAGCCCGCCGCCGCACACCATCAGCGGGATCATCAGCGCCTTGACCGGCGTCCAGGCGATGTCGAGCGTGGTGAGCGCGTACCCGAGGACGAACAGTCCCTGGGTGACCCGGCCGAGGCGGCGCAGCGCGAACTTGTCCGCCGCGACCTGGGCGAGCACGGGCACGGGTCGTACGAGGAGGGTGTCGAGCGTGCCGTCGCGGACCCGGCGGCCGAGCCGGTCCATGGAGCCGATCATCAGATCCGCGAGCCCGAAGGCGACGGCGGAGGTGCCGTACAGCAGGGCGATCTCGGGGAGGGAGAAGCCTCCCAACTCATCCACCTGGGAGAACATCAGCAGGATCGCCACGAAGTCGAACGAGGTCGCCGCGAAGTTGCCGAAGGTCGTCATGGCGAAGGAGGCGCGGTAGGCCATCGTGGAGCGGATCCACATGGCGGCGATCATGCGATAGGCGCGCAGCCCGTCCCGTACGCGGTCGCCCACACCGTAGGCGTCGAACGGGTCCTCGGGCCCGACTCCCGCCATGGGCCGCTCGTCGAGGTCAGCCACCCTGGACCACCACCTTCCGGGTCGCCGCCGACTGGATCAGCCGCCCGACCGTGAGCAGGACCACCGCCCAGGTGAGCTGGAAGGCGTACGTCGCCCAGGGGTCGGCCTCGCCCAACAGGACGTCCGCCGGGGCCTGGAGCAGGGCGGACCAGGGCAGGAGGCGGGCGAGGTCGCCGAGGGCGCCGGGGAAGACGTTGAGCGGCAGGAGCATCCCGGAGAAGAAGACTCCGGTGAGCCAGGTGATCTGCATCGCTCCGGCGCCGTCGAGGAGCCAGAAGGCCCACAGGGCGACGATGTACCGGATCGCGAAGCTGACGAGGGCGCCGAGGGCGACCGCGACGAGACAGGCGAGCCAGGGCAGCGGGCCGCCGGGCAGGGCCAGGTCGAAGAAGAGGGCGCCGCACACCATGGGGACGACACCGCGTCCGAGCAGCTGGAACAGGGCGCGGCCCATGTCGGCGGCGAGCCACCACAGCTGGAGGTCGACGGGCCGGTACAGGTCGACCGCGATGTCCCCGGTCCGGATCCGTTCGATCAACTCCTCCTCGAATCCCACGCTGCCCAGTACCATCACCGCGAACATGGCCTGGCCGACCCAGACATAGGTGAGTGCCTGGGCCTGGTCGTAGCCGCCGAGGTGGGGCTTCTCGTGCCAGAGGGCCAGGTAGGTGTATGCGAGGATGAAGCCGAAGACCGTGTTGGTGAACACCCCCGCCGCGGTGGCCACCCGATATGTCGCGTACCGCCTGAAACCACCGGCGGCGACGGCGGCGTACAACCGCCCTGTGCCCACGAGGAAACCCCCATCCGCTGCGAAGAGTTAGGCGAAAGGCCGAGGCCTGGACCGATTCGGGCCGAAGCGAAGGAGCCTAGTCCGCGGCCGGAGGGGCCCGCCATGCGTTTTCGGGGGCGGACGGTGGCGCTCGTGAGGTGCGCATGGTGTGCGCTTGGGGTGTGAGGGGGACGTGACGCGATCCGGGAACGGATCGAACGGTACGAGAGTCTTAACTCAGGGGTTCAGAACCGGCCCGGAGCGGGCGTAAAGCGTACGAGGCCGTACGGAAATGAACGTACGACGCGAAAACAGGAGCACGGCAGCACGATGAGCGACGAGCCGCAGCCGAAGCGGAACGATCCGGGCTGGGCGCCGAGGGATCCGGAGCGACGCACTCCGGGCGCGACTCCGGGGTCCGGCGACAACGCCGCCAAGGGGAGCACCGACGGCGAGCCCGGCACGACACCGGCCACCGACCCGCCCCCGACCGACGGGCCCACCTCCGCCCTCCGAAGGCCCGACAACCGCCCCGACCCGACACCGAGCGGACCGCCGGGGGCGAGGCCTGGCGGGCAGTCCGGCACGGCAGCCGGTGGGCGTCCGGGTGGGCGGTCCGGCGCGGCGCCCGGCGGCAAGCCTGGCTCGCGGTCCGGTGCGGCGGACCGCGGACGGCCCGATGGGTCGTCCGGTGCCGCGCCCGGTGGGCGGTCCGGCGCGGCGTCCGGTGCCGCGCCCGGTGCCGCGCCCGGTGGGCGGTCCGGCGCGTCGCCCGGCGCGGCATCCCCTGGCTCGGCACCTGGCTCGGCACCCGGCTCGGCACCCGGCTCGGCACCCGGTGGGAAGCCTCCTGCCGGAAGTGGCCGGGCGGCCGAGGCCGACTCGGCGTCCGCGTCCACGTCCACGTCCGCATCCACGTCCACGTCCACGTCCACGTCGGCATCCGCGTCCGCGTCCGCTGCCGGTGGCAAGCCCTCCGGGGACCGTGGTGGGCAGGCGCCCGGTGCCGGGGTCCCGGACGCGCGGGCCGCCAGGGCTGCCAGGGCGGCGCGGGCCGCCAAGGCCGCCGGCGCGCTGGGCGCCGGCGCGGCCGGCGCACGTGACACCGGCCCCGGCGCCGTCGCCGGACGTGACGGCACCCCCTCCGGAGCCTCCTCCCCCTCCTCCGGCGGCACCCCCTCCTCCACCCACGACGCCAAGTCCCCCCGGACCCCCGGCGCGGCGGGTGGCACGGCAGGTGGCGGCGCCGATGACACCCCCACCACCACCCTGGCCATCACCCCGGCCCGCAAAGCAGGCGCCGCCG of Streptomyces phaeolivaceus contains these proteins:
- a CDS encoding DUF445 domain-containing protein, producing MDRTKAEAAEAADETGEAGEAGGAARAAEPRVSHRTMTTFSAADEEKQRGVRQMKLIAAGLLLFVALVYVLAKWAAHEGAGAWAGYVAAAAEAGMVGALADWFAVTALFRHPLGLPIPHTAIIPTKKDQLGVSLGEFVGENFLSQDVVRQRLRAVGIGSRLGAWLAEPQNADRVTAELATALRGALTVLRDSDVQAVVGEAITRRAGAQEIAPGIGKMLEKIVVDGGHRRAVDLICARAQNWLILHDEQVMDAVEGGAPGWTPRFVDRRIGERVYKELLRFVTEMRDSPTHPARGALDRFLTDFATDLQSDTDTRARVERLKGEVLGRGEVQDLIASAWTAVRSMIVSAAEDERSELRLRVRTSLLSLGTRLATEPSAQAKVDKWLEGAAVHVVTTYRAEITSLITETVASWDAEHTTKKIEANIGRDLQFIRINGTVVGSLAGLLIYTVSRALGA
- a CDS encoding SGNH/GDSL hydrolase family protein, which codes for MTRQNGYALLAAIAALIVAISAAIYVGVGTDDGTHRQETFTRAPRNSAAPASTGVWVGAWAASPSGSEPGTETAGLAGRSVRNVVHTTASGTSARVTLSNLYGQQPLTITHASLAVAASSATPAAAADTMRRLTFAGNPTVVVAAGQQVVSDAVRVPIPHDSDVLITTYSPTPSGPATYHAHARQISYTAEGDRVADVTGVPYTTQTMHWRYVTALDVLSNESDGTVVVLGDSLTDGVTSTAGENRRWTDVLSGRIRAAAGSSDTPRYSVVNEGISGNRVLTDGNGRPAENPSGLSRFQRDVLGRTGVRAVVIDLGVNDILKNPGRADPEAITEGLRRLVDRAHARGLRVVGATLMPFRGHRGYSDQRESVRQAVNATIRSGDVFDTYVDFDKALRDPYDPRSLRPDYDSGDHLHPSDKGYERMAEVFDLQKLKGSAPAEL
- a CDS encoding DUF1707 SHOCT-like domain-containing protein, with amino-acid sequence MTDDMPDLPAAADLRASDADRERVSEQLRDALAEGRLDMEEFEERLDATYKARTYGELAPITRDLPGAGTVAPPAVVPSSLPSSPSVSLVKGPGEGASWPERIVGGEGTSTWGVAIMSGFERKGRWTVPARFDCFAFWGGGELDLRDAVFAEREVTINCVAIMGGINVIVPPGVEVVVRGIGIMGGFDHGEEGVPGDPGAPRVILTGFAFWGGVGVERKVPKAERQRLKEARRLERVERREARRELHASHLDRVHEKRRERDLERERRRGRER
- a CDS encoding ABC transporter ATP-binding protein, encoding MFIELDRVEKVFDVRKKTGFLRRERREVRAVDSISFTVARGEMVGYIGPNGAGKSTTIKMLTGILTPSGGRLRVAGIDPSRERTRLARRIGVVFGQRTTLWWDLPLIDSYRLMHRMYRIPDARYRENLDRCVELLELGELLDVPVRQLSLGQRMRGDIAAALLHDPEVLYLDEPTIGLDVISKAKVREFLRELNTGRGTTVLLTTHDLQDIEQLCRRVMVIDHGRLMYDGPLTGLHEVGESERTLVVDLERELPPIEAGPARVVRVEGPRQWLAFPASESAAPLVARIASEYPLVDLSVREPDIEAVIAQMYAQQAERVAERRGAEEAGERVGEPGPAVS
- a CDS encoding ABC transporter permease; the encoded protein is MAGVGPEDPFDAYGVGDRVRDGLRAYRMIAAMWIRSTMAYRASFAMTTFGNFAATSFDFVAILLMFSQVDELGGFSLPEIALLYGTSAVAFGLADLMIGSMDRLGRRVRDGTLDTLLVRPVPVLAQVAADKFALRRLGRVTQGLFVLGYALTTLDIAWTPVKALMIPLMVCGGGLIFAAVFVGGAAFQFVAQDASEVQNAFTYGGATLLQYPPALFAKDLLRGVTFVLPLAFVNWVPGLYVLGRPYPLDLPSWTAFAPPLVGVACCALAGLVWRAGLRSYRSTGS
- a CDS encoding ABC transporter permease, which codes for MGTGRLYAAVAAGGFRRYATYRVATAAGVFTNTVFGFILAYTYLALWHEKPHLGGYDQAQALTYVWVGQAMFAVMVLGSVGFEEELIERIRTGDIAVDLYRPVDLQLWWLAADMGRALFQLLGRGVVPMVCGALFFDLALPGGPLPWLACLVAVALGALVSFAIRYIVALWAFWLLDGAGAMQITWLTGVFFSGMLLPLNVFPGALGDLARLLPWSALLQAPADVLLGEADPWATYAFQLTWAVVLLTVGRLIQSAATRKVVVQGG